In Edaphobacter dinghuensis, one genomic interval encodes:
- a CDS encoding bifunctional folylpolyglutamate synthase/dihydrofolate synthase, translating into MSYIAAVDHLYALGHELAPGTAAAPRRKFDLAHMRTLMAALGDPQNTFPSVLIAGTNGKGSTASTLASILTAAGYRTALYTSPHLIRVNERIQIDGHQIPDDDFARLYFQVDNVANRLVASGTLPHHPSFFEILTALAFLYFAGRTGEPTSHDAPEAPFALRGAAVDIAVLEVGLGGRLDATNIVEPLLSIITDIALDHQDYLGNTIAAITREKAGILRPNGTLITLPQHPEANQTLGEVAAVTPNLTAISAAPYIPPTPPQSHVISTEVGAPRLDSETWVHEAPQTLTPNHYTLTLDNQPLEVNSPLPGQHQQRNIALAIAAAIALRNQKSYKSDSTSNQISYKITNANIEAGIRNTSWPGRLELIPSSTPGHPPLLLDVAHNPAGAWTLRAAIAELPSSQPRTLIFSCLRDKSLKEMSQILLPLFDANSGDLDRARDHVILAPIDNPRAASLTDLLAAAHDLDIPAHAAPHITAALAEARAITPPDGIIIATGSVYLVGEIRHLALHEGATPA; encoded by the coding sequence ATGTCCTACATCGCTGCGGTCGACCACCTTTACGCCCTCGGGCACGAGCTAGCCCCGGGGACGGCCGCCGCGCCGCGGCGCAAATTTGACCTCGCCCACATGCGCACGCTCATGGCCGCTCTCGGCGACCCGCAGAACACCTTCCCCTCCGTTCTCATCGCCGGAACCAACGGCAAAGGCTCCACCGCCTCCACGCTCGCCAGCATCCTCACCGCCGCCGGCTACCGCACCGCCCTCTACACCTCGCCCCACCTCATCCGCGTCAACGAGCGCATCCAGATCGACGGCCACCAGATCCCCGACGACGACTTCGCCCGCCTCTACTTCCAGGTCGACAACGTCGCCAACCGCCTCGTCGCCTCCGGCACGCTCCCGCACCACCCCAGCTTCTTCGAGATCCTCACCGCCCTCGCCTTCCTCTATTTTGCAGGGAGAACAGGCGAGCCCACTTCCCATGACGCGCCGGAGGCGCCTTTCGCCCTGCGCGGAGCAGCAGTCGACATCGCCGTCCTCGAAGTCGGCCTCGGCGGCCGTCTCGACGCCACCAACATCGTCGAGCCGCTCCTCTCCATCATCACCGACATCGCGCTCGACCATCAGGACTACCTTGGCAACACCATCGCCGCCATCACCCGCGAAAAGGCAGGCATCCTCCGCCCCAACGGAACCCTCATCACCCTGCCCCAACACCCCGAGGCCAACCAGACCCTCGGCGAAGTAGCCGCCGTCACCCCCAACCTCACCGCCATCAGCGCCGCCCCCTACATCCCCCCAACCCCACCCCAAAGTCACGTCATCTCGACCGAAGTGGGTGCCCCACGTCTCGACTCTGAGACGTGGGTTCACGAAGCACCCCAAACCCTGACCCCCAACCACTACACCCTCACCCTCGACAACCAACCCCTCGAAGTCAACTCACCACTCCCCGGCCAGCACCAGCAACGCAACATCGCGTTAGCCATCGCCGCCGCCATCGCATTACGCAACCAAAAAAGTTACAAATCAGACAGCACAAGTAACCAAATAAGTTACAAAATCACAAACGCCAATATTGAAGCAGGAATCCGCAACACAAGCTGGCCCGGTCGTCTCGAGCTCATCCCATCCTCGACCCCCGGCCACCCACCGCTCCTCCTCGACGTAGCCCACAACCCCGCCGGTGCCTGGACCCTCCGCGCTGCCATCGCCGAGCTGCCCTCTTCGCAGCCCCGCACCCTCATCTTCAGTTGCCTCCGCGACAAGAGCCTCAAAGAGATGTCGCAGATCCTCCTGCCCCTCTTCGACGCCAACAGTGGCGACCTCGACCGCGCCCGCGACCACGTCATCCTCGCCCCCATCGACAACCCGCGCGCCGCCTCGCTCACCGACCTGCTCGCCGCCGCCCACGACCTCGACATCCCCGCGCACGCCGCGCCGCACATCACCGCCGCCCTCGCCGAAGCCCGAGCCATCACCCCACCCGACGGCATCATCATCGCCACCGGCTCCGTCTACCTCGTCGGCGAGATCCGCCACCTTGCCCTCCATGAAGGGGCCACCCCCGCATGA
- a CDS encoding lysophospholipid acyltransferase family protein gives MSEPIDEPQTHVISTTPNSPELQQTHASTGPQLPQTDVISTEPGSPQNHVISTEAKRSGETPVFPSPEPPQIPPTEAPPTSRILPWLTYLLLMPLIALATTGFGCVSLIAGLWDKSGRQQHAIAHAWAKVLLLLSLSPVELIGAEKLHEHETAVYASNHLSYYDTPVLFAKLPFQFRILAKQSLWKVPFIGWYLHRSGQVPVDANSARSAIASLNRGVATLKSGLPLVLFPEGGRTATGETQPFVSGAAYMAIKAQLPLIPLTLVGTYELLPIHTYHLTPRPLAIIVGDPIPTTGLTTRDADALTQRLREVITTTYMQHHQ, from the coding sequence ATGAGCGAACCGATCGACGAACCACAAACCCACGTCATCTCGACTACTCCAAACAGCCCGGAGCTCCAGCAAACGCACGCCTCGACCGGACCGCAGCTACCTCAAACCGACGTCATCTCGACCGAGCCCGGATCGCCCCAAAATCACGTCATCTCGACCGAAGCGAAGCGAAGTGGAGAGACCCCTGTATTTCCAAGTCCCGAACCACCCCAAATCCCCCCCACCGAAGCTCCACCAACTTCCCGCATCCTCCCCTGGCTGACCTACCTCCTGCTCATGCCGCTGATCGCCCTCGCCACCACCGGCTTCGGCTGCGTCTCGCTCATCGCCGGCCTGTGGGACAAGTCCGGCCGCCAGCAGCACGCCATCGCCCACGCCTGGGCCAAAGTCCTCCTCCTCCTCAGCCTCTCGCCCGTCGAACTCATCGGAGCCGAAAAGCTCCACGAGCACGAGACCGCCGTCTACGCCTCCAATCACCTCAGCTACTATGACACCCCGGTCCTTTTCGCCAAGCTGCCCTTCCAGTTCCGCATCCTCGCCAAACAATCGCTCTGGAAGGTCCCCTTCATCGGCTGGTACCTCCACCGCTCCGGCCAGGTGCCGGTCGACGCCAACAGCGCCCGTTCCGCCATCGCCAGCCTCAACCGCGGCGTGGCCACCCTTAAATCCGGCCTCCCACTAGTCCTCTTTCCCGAAGGAGGCCGCACCGCCACCGGCGAAACCCAGCCCTTCGTCTCCGGAGCAGCCTACATGGCCATCAAGGCGCAGCTCCCCCTCATCCCGCTCACCCTCGTCGGAACCTACGAGCTGCTCCCCATCCACACCTACCACCTGACGCCGCGCCCGCTGGCCATCATCGTAGGCGACCCCATCCCCACCACTGGCCTCACCACCCGCGACGCCGACGCCCTCACCCAACGCCTCCGCGAAGTCATCACCACCACCTACATGCAACACCACCAATAA
- a CDS encoding gamma-glutamyl-gamma-aminobutyrate hydrolase family protein — protein sequence MKPRIAIPLPTSTDAEYNRIAWPVYAAAIEKSEGHPVEIPLNLSPRQTIDLINTCHAVLLPGSPADVNPQKYGHDPVPECKPADAPRENVDELLIQDAHNLYKPIFAICFGTQSLNVWRGGTLVQHLAPMPVNHPAGRSVAVAHTAAIAPDSLLGTIIPGEEAPEQEGYLRLPVNSSHHQAIAIPGDGLRVSARCPQDGVIEAVEGGQSGGDTESSHFVLGVQWHPERSFEISAASRALFHRFIAEATAWTPRSIHTSVSK from the coding sequence ATGAAGCCGCGCATCGCCATTCCGCTCCCCACCAGCACCGACGCCGAGTACAACCGCATCGCCTGGCCCGTCTACGCCGCCGCCATCGAAAAATCCGAGGGCCACCCCGTCGAAATCCCGCTCAACCTCTCTCCGCGCCAGACCATCGACCTCATCAATACCTGCCACGCCGTCCTGCTCCCCGGCAGTCCTGCCGACGTCAACCCGCAAAAGTACGGCCACGACCCTGTCCCCGAGTGCAAACCCGCAGACGCTCCCCGCGAGAACGTCGACGAGCTGCTCATTCAGGACGCCCACAACCTCTACAAGCCCATCTTCGCTATCTGCTTCGGCACCCAGTCGCTCAACGTCTGGCGCGGCGGCACCCTCGTCCAGCACCTCGCACCCATGCCGGTGAACCATCCCGCCGGGCGCAGCGTCGCCGTCGCGCACACCGCCGCCATCGCACCCGACTCGCTGCTCGGCACCATCATCCCCGGCGAAGAGGCGCCCGAGCAGGAAGGCTATCTGCGCCTGCCCGTCAACTCCAGCCACCACCAGGCCATCGCCATCCCCGGCGACGGCCTCCGCGTCTCGGCCCGCTGCCCGCAGGACGGCGTCATCGAGGCAGTCGAGGGCGGCCAGTCCGGTGGCGACACCGAGAGCAGCCACTTTGTCCTCGGCGTCCAGTGGCATCCCGAGCGCAGCTTCGAGATCAGCGCCGCCTCCCGCGCTCTCTTCCACCGCTTCATCGCCGAAGCCACGGCCTGGACGCCCCGCTCCATCCACACTTCGGTCTCAAAGTAG
- a CDS encoding aldo/keto reductase, translating to MSMEKVKLGSQGAVVSRMGLGCMGMSEFYGERNDEESAATLLRALDLGINFFDTADVYGIGDNEELVGKTIARRRDEVFLATKFANVRTKADPNKWSISGKPEYVRAACDASLKRLGVDHIDLYYQHRVDPNTPIEDTVGAMADLVKQGKVRYLGLSEASAATIRRAHKVHPITALQTEYSLWERHVEAEILPTVRELGIGFVPYSPLGRGFLTGTIANVSDLGEKDTRNARYPRFSEEALEKNQVLVERVRAIAERKGVKAGQLALAWVLAQGEDVVPIPGTKRRKYLEENAAATAIKLTPTEIEELEAAIPQDEIAGERYGANALKAIDK from the coding sequence ATGAGCATGGAAAAGGTAAAGCTGGGTTCACAAGGCGCAGTCGTCTCCCGTATGGGGCTCGGTTGCATGGGGATGAGCGAGTTCTACGGCGAGCGCAACGACGAGGAGTCGGCAGCGACTCTGCTGCGGGCGCTCGATCTCGGCATCAACTTCTTCGATACCGCCGATGTCTACGGTATCGGCGACAACGAGGAGCTGGTCGGCAAGACCATCGCCAGGCGCCGCGACGAGGTCTTTCTCGCCACCAAGTTCGCCAACGTCCGCACCAAGGCCGACCCGAACAAGTGGTCGATCAGCGGCAAGCCCGAGTACGTCCGCGCTGCCTGCGACGCCTCGCTCAAGCGGCTGGGCGTCGACCACATCGACCTCTATTACCAGCATCGCGTCGATCCGAATACCCCGATTGAAGATACGGTGGGGGCCATGGCAGATCTCGTAAAGCAAGGAAAAGTAAGGTACTTAGGGTTGTCCGAGGCATCTGCTGCCACCATCCGCCGCGCCCACAAGGTTCACCCCATCACCGCGCTCCAGACGGAGTACTCCCTGTGGGAACGGCATGTCGAGGCGGAGATTCTGCCCACGGTGCGCGAGCTTGGCATCGGATTTGTCCCGTATAGCCCGCTCGGCCGCGGCTTTTTGACCGGAACCATCGCCAATGTAAGCGATCTGGGCGAAAAGGACACCCGTAACGCCCGCTATCCCCGCTTCAGCGAAGAAGCGCTTGAAAAGAACCAGGTTCTGGTCGAGCGCGTTCGTGCCATCGCGGAGCGTAAAGGAGTCAAGGCTGGCCAACTGGCGCTGGCATGGGTTCTGGCTCAGGGAGAGGACGTTGTGCCGATCCCCGGCACCAAGCGGCGCAAGTATCTCGAGGAGAACGCTGCTGCGACTGCGATCAAACTGACCCCCACGGAGATTGAGGAGCTGGAGGCCGCGATTCCGCAGGACGAGATTGCCGGGGAGCGCTACGGGGCCAATGCTTTGAAGGCGATTGATAAATAA
- the rsmG gene encoding 16S rRNA (guanine(527)-N(7))-methyltransferase RsmG, with amino-acid sequence MATLSESAIAGLLEPYLAPPPELLPRLSAYLDLLLKWNARTNLTAIREPEEMVRRHFGESLFAARHLRPEVDTLLDLGSGAGFPGIPIALLRPEIRVTLAESQHKKASFLREAVRTLGLSTEVWAGRAEAMPPERRFHTVALRAVDNMAAAVAVAEDRAARQIVVLTSAAQAPELAGFSEQQVIPLPGSQSGVLLVASRA; translated from the coding sequence ATGGCCACTCTCTCGGAATCCGCAATTGCAGGTTTGCTTGAGCCTTATCTTGCTCCGCCGCCTGAGCTTTTGCCGCGGCTGTCGGCGTATCTCGACCTTCTGCTGAAATGGAATGCCCGTACGAACCTGACCGCGATCCGCGAGCCGGAGGAGATGGTGCGCCGCCACTTCGGGGAGAGCCTGTTTGCCGCACGGCATCTGCGGCCGGAGGTAGATACGTTGCTCGATCTGGGTTCAGGGGCGGGCTTTCCGGGGATACCAATTGCCTTGCTCCGTCCCGAGATCCGGGTGACGCTGGCCGAGTCGCAACATAAGAAGGCGAGCTTTCTGCGTGAGGCGGTGCGGACGCTGGGGCTTTCCACGGAGGTCTGGGCCGGACGGGCGGAGGCCATGCCTCCTGAGCGGCGATTTCATACGGTGGCGCTGCGCGCGGTGGATAATATGGCTGCGGCGGTTGCGGTTGCCGAGGACCGGGCTGCACGGCAGATAGTAGTGCTGACCAGCGCGGCGCAGGCTCCTGAGCTGGCGGGGTTTTCCGAGCAGCAGGTAATTCCTTTGCCCGGCTCGCAGAGTGGTGTTCTGTTGGTGGCTTCGCGGGCTTAA
- a CDS encoding ParA family protein, with amino-acid sequence MEAGLTPLNGLKNAASTSSPQERALLHNEIAVAPGGYARYPFFYQVMPENPSSKQLESSGPAVSNSGAKSGASSAAKPAAEAGGGKGSKVLAVVNQKGGVGKTTTAINLAAALALEGLKTLLIDCDPQANTTGGLGFARDDERSSIYDLLMGHAPAEKIIVPTEVENLSLVPGSKNLIGANIELVAQDRREYRLRDALEPVRAQFPFIILDCPPALDLLTLNSLVAADGLLVPMQAEYFALEGISELMSTLDRVTQSFNPKLALEGVLLTMYDDRTNLSQQVTENLKGFFTDKLLKTTIPRNIRLAEAPSHGKPVSLYDGKSRGAEAYRELAMELLERNGMKSPEEERRKAAARAAASSLKSFQQPEKKGRFWRSNK; translated from the coding sequence ATGGAGGCAGGGCTAACTCCCCTGAATGGGCTGAAAAACGCGGCTTCCACAAGTTCTCCACAGGAGAGAGCGCTTCTCCACAACGAGATCGCCGTTGCGCCGGGGGGCTATGCCCGATACCCTTTCTTCTACCAGGTTATGCCCGAAAATCCTTCTTCCAAACAGCTCGAATCAAGCGGCCCGGCGGTATCCAATTCAGGGGCCAAGTCCGGCGCTTCGTCCGCGGCCAAGCCTGCTGCTGAAGCAGGCGGAGGCAAGGGTTCGAAGGTACTGGCCGTCGTGAACCAGAAGGGTGGGGTCGGCAAGACGACGACCGCCATCAACCTTGCCGCGGCGCTGGCGTTGGAGGGGTTGAAGACGCTCTTGATTGACTGCGATCCGCAGGCCAATACGACGGGCGGACTGGGGTTTGCGCGGGACGATGAGCGGTCGAGCATCTATGACCTGCTGATGGGGCATGCTCCTGCGGAAAAGATTATTGTGCCGACTGAGGTGGAGAACCTGTCGCTGGTTCCAGGCAGCAAAAACCTGATTGGCGCGAACATCGAGCTGGTGGCGCAGGACCGCCGTGAGTATCGGCTGAGGGACGCGCTGGAGCCGGTGCGGGCGCAGTTTCCGTTTATTATTCTGGACTGCCCGCCGGCGCTGGACTTGTTGACCCTGAATTCACTGGTTGCCGCGGATGGGCTGCTGGTGCCGATGCAGGCGGAGTACTTTGCGCTGGAGGGCATCTCGGAGCTGATGTCGACGCTGGACCGGGTGACGCAGTCGTTCAATCCGAAGCTGGCGCTTGAGGGCGTGTTGCTGACGATGTATGACGACCGCACGAACTTGTCGCAACAGGTTACTGAGAATTTGAAGGGCTTCTTTACCGACAAGTTATTGAAGACGACGATTCCGCGGAATATTCGGCTGGCGGAGGCGCCGAGCCATGGCAAACCGGTGTCGCTGTATGACGGCAAGTCGCGCGGGGCTGAGGCTTACCGCGAACTGGCGATGGAGCTGCTTGAGCGGAATGGGATGAAGAGTCCGGAGGAAGAGCGGCGGAAGGCAGCGGCCAGGGCTGCGGCCAGCTCGCTGAAGTCGTTTCAGCAGCCGGAGAAGAAGGGGCGGTTCTGGCGGTCGAATAAGTAG
- a CDS encoding ParB/RepB/Spo0J family partition protein, with amino-acid sequence MATATADAKRRALGKGLESLLPARPAVVPQIAATAAVESNGKPLEIPLDQIERNPFQTRTRFDDSKLAELASSIAATGVVQPILVRPLDMPGRYQLIAGERRWLASRRVGKSTIPAIVRQVSDEQTLEITIVENLQRADLNPMEQARAYQRLSQQFHLTQEQMATRTGKERASVANFLRLLKLPETVQAKVETGELSFGHARALLSLDSAEVMASAAQKVLALSLSVRQTETYVQGLINPEAKQKKADKPEREVDPNVREAEDKLRRTLGLKVQIEDKKGKGRVIIEYSGLEDFDAILSALGGEE; translated from the coding sequence ATGGCTACCGCTACTGCAGATGCTAAGCGCCGCGCCCTCGGCAAGGGGCTTGAATCGTTGCTGCCGGCACGTCCGGCAGTTGTTCCTCAGATTGCCGCTACGGCGGCGGTGGAGTCGAATGGAAAGCCGCTGGAGATTCCGCTCGACCAGATTGAGCGCAATCCTTTTCAGACGCGGACGCGCTTTGATGATTCGAAGCTGGCGGAGCTGGCGTCCTCGATTGCGGCGACGGGTGTGGTGCAGCCGATTCTGGTGAGGCCGCTGGATATGCCGGGGCGCTATCAGTTGATCGCCGGCGAGCGGCGCTGGCTGGCGAGCCGGCGGGTGGGCAAGTCGACGATTCCGGCGATTGTAAGGCAGGTGTCGGACGAGCAGACGCTGGAGATCACGATTGTCGAGAATTTGCAGCGCGCCGATCTGAACCCGATGGAGCAGGCGCGGGCGTATCAGCGGCTGAGCCAGCAGTTTCACCTGACGCAGGAGCAGATGGCGACGCGGACGGGCAAGGAACGGGCCAGCGTGGCTAACTTCCTTCGTTTGTTGAAGTTGCCGGAGACGGTCCAGGCGAAGGTGGAGACGGGCGAGCTGAGTTTTGGCCATGCGCGGGCGCTGCTGTCGCTGGATTCGGCGGAGGTGATGGCGAGCGCGGCGCAGAAGGTGCTGGCGTTGTCGCTGTCGGTGCGGCAGACGGAGACGTATGTGCAGGGCTTGATCAATCCGGAGGCGAAGCAGAAGAAGGCCGACAAGCCGGAACGCGAGGTGGACCCGAATGTGCGCGAGGCCGAGGACAAGCTGCGGCGGACGCTGGGGCTGAAGGTGCAGATCGAGGACAAGAAGGGTAAGGGGCGCGTGATTATCGAGTACTCGGGGTTGGAGGATTTTGATGCGATTTTGAGTGCGCTGGGCGGCGAGGAGTAG
- a CDS encoding methyltransferase family protein has translation MKATAFEFRFRFLIHFVIIVLGFTAPWDRWLHVDSSGPNAHVWGTLAAYVAMLKPGTIGIAAAFNVLLGVGIVCALAAAALRTWGSAYLGANVVKAHTFQGNGVVAAGPYRFVRNPLYLGTMIHVLALALLMPPSGAVFTIVAIVLFQVRLILGEEAFLTAKLGEPYLAYCARVPRLLPALMPRVAASQASAAWGSALLGEIYMWGVAIAFIAVGYRYNAFLITQGVVVSVGVSLVARALIPKTSVTQDGVTAVE, from the coding sequence ATGAAAGCCACGGCGTTTGAGTTTCGGTTTCGGTTTTTGATTCACTTTGTGATCATCGTGCTGGGCTTTACGGCTCCGTGGGACCGCTGGCTGCATGTGGACTCGTCTGGGCCTAACGCGCATGTTTGGGGCACGCTGGCGGCCTATGTAGCGATGTTGAAGCCGGGGACGATCGGCATTGCGGCTGCGTTCAATGTGCTGCTGGGAGTGGGCATTGTGTGTGCGCTGGCGGCGGCGGCGCTGCGGACGTGGGGGTCGGCGTATCTTGGCGCGAATGTGGTGAAGGCGCATACGTTTCAGGGCAACGGCGTGGTGGCTGCGGGGCCTTATCGCTTTGTGCGCAATCCGCTGTACCTGGGCACGATGATTCATGTGCTGGCGCTGGCGCTGCTGATGCCGCCTAGCGGTGCGGTGTTCACGATTGTGGCGATTGTGTTGTTTCAGGTGCGATTGATTTTGGGCGAAGAGGCGTTTCTTACGGCTAAGCTGGGTGAGCCTTATCTGGCTTACTGTGCGCGGGTTCCTCGGCTGCTGCCTGCGCTTATGCCAAGGGTGGCTGCGTCGCAGGCCTCGGCTGCGTGGGGCTCGGCTCTGCTGGGCGAGATTTATATGTGGGGCGTGGCGATTGCGTTTATCGCTGTGGGGTATCGGTATAACGCGTTTTTGATTACGCAGGGCGTGGTGGTTTCGGTGGGGGTTTCGCTGGTGGCTCGGGCGCTGATTCCGAAGACGTCGGTGACGCAGGATGGTGTGACTGCGGTGGAGTAG
- a CDS encoding HU family DNA-binding protein, which translates to MAKGMTKTALVRHMAEKLEITNKQAAAGLELLAETAVKETKKNGEFTIPGIGKLVKAERKARLGRNPQTGETIKIKAKTVVKFRVAKVAKDTIAPPKK; encoded by the coding sequence ATGGCAAAGGGAATGACAAAGACAGCACTGGTTCGCCACATGGCGGAGAAGCTCGAGATCACCAACAAGCAGGCCGCAGCCGGCCTCGAGCTGCTGGCTGAGACCGCAGTCAAAGAGACCAAGAAGAACGGCGAGTTCACCATTCCCGGCATCGGCAAGCTGGTGAAGGCAGAGCGCAAGGCGCGCCTCGGCCGCAACCCCCAGACCGGCGAGACCATCAAGATCAAGGCCAAGACCGTGGTCAAGTTCCGCGTCGCCAAGGTCGCCAAGGACACCATCGCTCCGCCCAAGAAGTAA
- a CDS encoding AraC family transcriptional regulator, translating to MDSITDIFRTMHVTAFGQHRLEATAPWGLMQDKQTEERVTPSGKKISSTDSAHFAMLSRGNCWLSVEGIPKPIPLTGGDCILLAPGTSIILRDSPRTRPRSTFREIAAKANSNVAHYGGGGAPTTIVCGSFSFDRSSPKPITQLLPSFILIKADQARTLALHNTMQALASEMAEQVPGSEVVATRLAEVLFIQVLRAHIASEPERNKGWLRAIFDPQMGTALSAIHDRVNTPWTVESLAEAAGMSRSAFAARFKELLGQTPLEYVTEWRMQKAMQLLPQRDKKLIDIARSVGYESDAAFSKAFKRVVGANPGEYLKRGKEK from the coding sequence TTGGACTCGATAACAGACATCTTCAGAACAATGCATGTAACCGCTTTCGGTCAGCACAGGCTCGAAGCCACCGCTCCGTGGGGCTTGATGCAGGACAAACAGACTGAAGAAAGAGTCACGCCCTCCGGCAAAAAAATTTCATCCACAGATTCGGCGCACTTCGCCATGCTGTCGCGCGGCAACTGCTGGCTCAGTGTCGAAGGCATTCCGAAGCCGATCCCCCTCACCGGTGGCGACTGCATTTTGCTGGCCCCGGGAACTTCGATTATCTTGCGCGACAGTCCGCGAACACGTCCAAGGTCAACCTTCCGCGAGATCGCAGCCAAAGCCAACAGCAACGTCGCTCACTATGGAGGCGGTGGCGCACCGACGACAATCGTCTGCGGGTCCTTCAGCTTCGATCGCTCCAGCCCGAAGCCGATCACTCAGTTATTGCCGAGCTTCATTCTGATTAAGGCCGATCAGGCACGCACGCTTGCTCTTCACAACACCATGCAGGCGCTGGCGTCAGAGATGGCAGAACAAGTGCCCGGATCTGAAGTCGTCGCGACTCGCCTGGCCGAGGTCCTGTTTATCCAGGTACTCCGCGCGCATATCGCGTCGGAACCGGAACGCAACAAAGGATGGCTTCGTGCCATCTTCGATCCTCAAATGGGCACTGCCCTCAGCGCCATTCACGACAGAGTGAATACCCCCTGGACGGTCGAATCCCTCGCCGAAGCAGCAGGCATGTCCCGCTCCGCATTCGCCGCCCGCTTCAAAGAGCTGCTCGGACAAACACCACTCGAATACGTAACCGAGTGGCGGATGCAGAAGGCGATGCAATTACTACCGCAGCGTGACAAAAAGCTCATCGACATCGCTCGCTCGGTCGGTTACGAGTCCGACGCTGCGTTCAGCAAAGCATTCAAGCGAGTCGTCGGAGCCAACCCCGGCGAATACCTCAAACGCGGTAAAGAAAAGTAA
- a CDS encoding SDR family NAD(P)-dependent oxidoreductase yields MGKLEGKVAVVTGGSSGMALASAKRFVEEGAYVFITGRKQETLDEAVKVIGRNVTAVRGDAANLDDLDRLFDTVKREKGKIDILYASAGWGEAVPLGEITEQHFDAVFDLNTRGTLFTVQKALPLFNDGGSIFMTGSVASVKGFPGYGVYAASKAALRSFARTWLNELKGRNIRVNVLGPGPIATPMQDQVLTKEAKQMFESLIPRGTMGKPEEIAAVALFLASDDSSFVNGVELNVDGGFSAI; encoded by the coding sequence ATGGGAAAGCTAGAGGGTAAGGTTGCAGTAGTTACGGGGGGATCGAGCGGTATGGCGCTGGCGAGCGCCAAGCGGTTCGTTGAAGAGGGTGCCTATGTTTTTATCACGGGCCGGAAGCAGGAGACGCTCGACGAGGCCGTCAAGGTGATTGGCCGGAACGTGACCGCTGTGCGCGGCGATGCGGCCAATCTCGACGATCTCGATCGCCTGTTCGATACGGTCAAGAGGGAGAAGGGCAAGATCGACATTTTGTACGCGAGCGCGGGCTGGGGCGAAGCTGTCCCACTGGGCGAGATCACCGAGCAGCACTTCGATGCGGTCTTCGACCTGAATACGCGCGGAACGCTGTTTACGGTTCAGAAGGCGCTGCCGCTGTTCAACGATGGCGGATCGATCTTCATGACCGGGTCGGTTGCTTCGGTGAAGGGCTTTCCCGGTTACGGCGTGTATGCGGCGAGCAAGGCGGCGTTGCGTTCCTTCGCACGCACGTGGCTCAACGAACTGAAGGGCAGGAATATCCGTGTGAATGTGCTAGGTCCGGGGCCGATCGCCACACCGATGCAGGACCAGGTTCTGACCAAGGAGGCGAAGCAGATGTTCGAATCGCTGATTCCGCGGGGAACGATGGGTAAGCCTGAGGAGATTGCGGCGGTCGCGCTGTTTCTTGCTTCGGACGATTCGAGCTTCGTGAATGGAGTGGAGTTGAACGTCGACGGCGGCTTCTCGGCCATCTGA